A single Phaenicophaeus curvirostris isolate KB17595 chromosome 26, BPBGC_Pcur_1.0, whole genome shotgun sequence DNA region contains:
- the LOC138731406 gene encoding ras-related protein Rab-18-B-like isoform X1, translating into MAGPRRSPPQPPPRPGGGAARAASSMEAAAGPTLKLLLVGDSAVGKSSLLLRFTGGTFDPSQKPTIGVDFKVKKMMVDGHTVQLAIWDTAGQERFRTLTPSYYRGAQGVILVYDVTRKDTFTGLESWLNELEVYTTKSNTVKMLVGNKTDKPDREVERKEGLQFARKRSLLFIETSAKTQDGVQLAFEELVIKILQTPDLWDKGTEKPGVELTGYSAQRDKSLCGGYCPLS; encoded by the exons ATGGCCgggccccgccgctccccgccgcagcctccgccccgccccggggGCGGCGCCGCCAGAGCCGCGAGCAGCAtggaggcggcggcggggccgacGCTGAAGCTGCTGCTCGTCGGAGACAGCGCCGTGGGCAAGTCCAG CCTCCTGCTGAGGTTCACTGGCGGCACCTTCGACCCCAGCCAGAAGCCCACGATCG GTGTTGATTttaaagtgaagaaaatgaTGGTAGACGGCCACACGGTGCAGCTGGCAATATGG GacacagcagggcaggagcGCTTTAGAACACTGACTCCCAGTTATTACCGAGGAGCTCAAGGGGTTATTTTAG TTTATGATGTTACAAGAAAAGACACTTTCACAGGACTAGAGAGCTGGCTGAATGAGCTGGAAGTGTATACCACCAAGAGCAACACTGTGAAGATGTTAGTTGGCAATAAAACCGATAAG CCTGATCGCGAAgtagagagaaaagaaggacTCCAGTTTGCTAGGAAACGCTCACTGCTTTTTATAG AAACCAGTGCCAAGACACAGGATGGAGTGCAACTTGCCTTTGAGGAGCTCGTCATAAAGATCCTGCAGACACCAGATCTTTGggacaaaggcacagagaagCCGGGGGTCGAACTGACGGGATATTCAGCACAGCGGGATAAAAGCTTATGTGGTGGATACTGTCCGCTTTCTTAA
- the SOST gene encoding sclerostin, whose product MQISWAVCSLCILIQIAFRSVEGWQMFKNDATEIIPEITENTETPVEETFSNNNTMNQAKHGGRHIQQAPETNDASDFSCREMRTTRYITEGPCRSIKPVKELVCSGQCVPSHLLPNSIGRGKWWRQNSMDYRCIPAHTRTQRIQMTCPEEETRTYKFRAATSCKCKRYTRYHNQSELKDFGKETVRPQKNKKPRLSRARSSKSNQHELENAY is encoded by the exons ATGCAGATCTCTTGGGCTGTGTGCTCTCTCTGCATCTTAATACAAATTGCATTTCGATCTGTGGAAGGGTGgcaaatgtttaaaaatgatGCAACAGAAATCATTCCAGAGAtcactgaaaatacagaaacaccGGTGGAGGAGACTTTCAGCAACAACAACACGATGAACCAGGCAAAGCATGGAGGAAGACACATACAGCAAGCTCCAGAAACTAACg ATGCTTCCgacttcagctgcagagaaaTGCGAACCACCCGCTATATCACAGAGGGGCCTTGCCGAAGCATCAAGCCCGTCAAGGAACTGGTCTGCTCTGGTCAATGTGTCCCCTCACACCTCCTTCCCAATTCTATTGGGAGAGGGAAGTGGTGGCGTCAGAATTCCATGGATTATCGCTGCATTCCTGCTCACACTCGTACGCAGCGCATCCAGATGACTTGTCCTGAGGAAGAGACTCGGACTTACAAATTCCGAGCTGCCACGTCCTGCAAGTGCAAGCGCTACACTCGTTACCACAACCAGTCTGAGCTGAAGGACTTCGGAAAGGAAACCGTCAGGcctcagaaaaacaagaagcCCCGTCTCTCCAGAGCTAGGAGCAGCAAATCTAACCAGCATGAGTTAGAAAATGCTTATTAG
- the DUSP3 gene encoding dual specificity protein phosphatase 3 yields the protein MSDYRLSVEELNELLANGSGCYSLPSAHSNEVVPRVHVGNAFVAKNITKLQHLGITHVLNAAEGKSFMHVNTNAEFYEGTGIRYHGIKANDTPEFNLSRYFEEAADFIEKALAQKDGQVFVHCREGYSRSPTLVIAYLMLCQNMDVKTALSTVRQKREIGPNDGFLRQLCQLNERLVKEGKLKP from the exons ATGTCCGACTACCGGCTCTCGGTGGAGGAGCTGAACGAGCTGCTGGCGAACGGCAGCGGCTGCTACAGCCTCCCCAGCGCGCACAGCAACGAGGTGGTGCCGCGCGTGCACGTGGGGAACGC GTTCGTAGCCAAGAACATTACGAAGCTGCAGCATCTAGGGATAACCCATGTTCTGAATGCAGCAGAGGGGAAGTCATTCATGCATGTGAACACTAACGCGGAGTTCTATGAAGGCACAGGCATCAGATACCACGGCATTAAAGCTAACGATACACCGGAATTTAACCTCAGTCGCTATTTTGAGGAGGCAGCTGACTTTATTGAGAAAGCACTTGCCCAGAAGGATG GCCAAGTGTTTGTGCATTGCCGTGAGGGCTACAGCCGTTCTCCTACACTGGTCATCGCCTACCTCATGCTTTGCCAGAATATGGATGTCAAGACTGCACTGAGCACTGTCCGGCAGAAGCGAGAGATTGGCCCCAACGATGGCTTTCTTAGGCAGCTTTGCCAGCTCAATGAGAGATTAGTGAAGGAGGGCAAGCTGAAACCCTAG
- the LOC138731406 gene encoding ras-related protein Rab-18-B-like isoform X2: MAGPRRSPPQPPPRPGGGAARAASSMEAAAGPTLKLLLVGDSAVGKSSLLLRFTGGTFDPSQKPTIVYDVTRKDTFTGLESWLNELEVYTTKSNTVKMLVGNKTDKPDREVERKEGLQFARKRSLLFIETSAKTQDGVQLAFEELVIKILQTPDLWDKGTEKPGVELTGYSAQRDKSLCGGYCPLS; the protein is encoded by the exons ATGGCCgggccccgccgctccccgccgcagcctccgccccgccccggggGCGGCGCCGCCAGAGCCGCGAGCAGCAtggaggcggcggcggggccgacGCTGAAGCTGCTGCTCGTCGGAGACAGCGCCGTGGGCAAGTCCAG CCTCCTGCTGAGGTTCACTGGCGGCACCTTCGACCCCAGCCAGAAGCCCACGATCG TTTATGATGTTACAAGAAAAGACACTTTCACAGGACTAGAGAGCTGGCTGAATGAGCTGGAAGTGTATACCACCAAGAGCAACACTGTGAAGATGTTAGTTGGCAATAAAACCGATAAG CCTGATCGCGAAgtagagagaaaagaaggacTCCAGTTTGCTAGGAAACGCTCACTGCTTTTTATAG AAACCAGTGCCAAGACACAGGATGGAGTGCAACTTGCCTTTGAGGAGCTCGTCATAAAGATCCTGCAGACACCAGATCTTTGggacaaaggcacagagaagCCGGGGGTCGAACTGACGGGATATTCAGCACAGCGGGATAAAAGCTTATGTGGTGGATACTGTCCGCTTTCTTAA